The Apium graveolens cultivar Ventura chromosome 3, ASM990537v1, whole genome shotgun sequence sequence TTTTACTAATTTGTTGCGGTGATCTCATACAGAGTAATAAAGATGGATTTTGATGACATTTATGTGTCGCTCCCAAGATCTATATCAGACAAGTTTGGAAAGGACTACTTTATCTGCGCACCTTCAACTTTACTAAATCAAGTGATCTATTTTTCTCTCTGAATAGATGTAACCCCAAAAATATCAATATAATGTTAATACCTGTATTGCGAGAAAAGACTAAGTGACTAAGGGTTCCtacaatatattatattaatcAGGTTTTGATAACATGGTGAACAATCGAATGATAAGGACCTGAAAGTTGAAACTGGGAATTAGGAAAATCTGAACAGAGATCAATAGTCTTAGATTTTACTCTTTCAACAACCTAGATAAGCTCCGGAAAAACTAATTTCATTTAACCACTCAAAATCCATACATCCAGTTTGGAAAAAGAGAGGAACATACATTAAGATTCAAGAAAGTTGCAcacaaatacaaaataaattaacaACCAACCAAATATATTAAATATACTCAATATAAATCTAACCAGGGTACTCGTCAATAAGAAGTCCATTATGAACAAGAAATTTCGAACTGATGATATTAAATACTGCCCAAGCTGCCTCCATCCTAACATCCATCCTCACATCATCAGACACAAAATCATAACTGCACCCCCCAAGAGATTTAATCGTCTCCCATATAGCATCTATCTGTAATTTACGGTCAAGATATTAGATAGTTGCAAAGATGCAATATATCAACTTAAGTAAGATGCACAACATGATCCAAAAACCAACCTTGAACGGTATTCTCTTGGCAGCTAAGTTTGAAATTATCTGTAAAGCTTCCTTTTGAAAATTCTCAAAAGAATATAACATTCCCTTAAGACAGTTCCAAAATCGAGGAACTTCAATTAAAGACTGAAAAAATAAAGTCACAATAAATAATAAGCATGTATCATCAAGAACACTGCAGTGGCCGACGCATCTTTTAAACTTACATATAAGACGATATTTCATACTCCTCAACTAGTACAATGCATATTTAAACAATAGCTTTTATTTTAAAGATTACTGAGAGAActgcaaacatgctttgcaaaaTAAACTGGTACGACCGAAGATAATGCAAAAAACATTTTAATTTTTCAAAGCTTTTTTGAACTTTAACAATGATTCATTACGTGTAATATCTATTGCTTGAACATACCAGCATCTGGTCATCATCTCCCCATCTCATAATATTACCAACTACTCCAAGGGCAGAACCAGCAAGCATCTGGTCTAGATTTACCTTTCTCGACACACTTGCTCTAATTCCAAGTCGACACTCAGGACCCGGCGTATCGTGAAAACTGTACCACCAGTAAACAGtgtgaataaaaattaaaattcaattTGGCAACAAGAGAAAAGTACCAAATCCACTTACGAGATATAAACAACAAGTCTTTGCTGAAGCTTCTGCCAAACATTTTCTTCAAGTACCACACACCTTCCATAAGAAAGATATGACAGAGCGTAGCATGAGAATATGTGGACCATCCGATACTGATACGGCCACTTGAGACAGATGCTCTCTAAAATGGTAACAATGTTTGCTACCTGAGTtgatttaaaataaaaagaaTAGAGTTACTATAACCAGTTGTCCTGAAAAAACATACAAACATACAGAAGAGTGAACAAACAAATAACCTTTTCGGAGGAAAGGCAAGGAAAACTACTGTGTCCACGGCAGATTGTTACCAAAAACTTGGCTAAGTGTTCCATACCCCAATACACCTCTAAATGATTGCTAAGAGCTTCATGTGCAGCATCTAGAACACCCAAATCGATGATTACTTTTATACAATCGGGGAAATCATAAGTTACACGTGTCAACGCAATCACAGCCTACACATTTAGGTGGATAGTATCTCAAGTTAGACATGCAAAACGAATATATGGAATGCAACAAACTAAATTAGTAAAACATTACCGAAACTGCTAATCCATTCTCGGGATGATGCATAAACTTTATAAGTATCGGAAACAATTCCATCTGCATTTGTTCTCCCCATATACTCAACTTTGCCCGCGAGAGAATAGAAATAATTGGCCGCTGAAAAAAAGTGCTTACACACATAAGTGCCCTTTAATATGAATTAAAAGAATAAAAAGAAGTGCACAATGCATTAACAACAAACCTGAATGTCATTCCTCTTGTTTATGTTATAATCAGTGTTGTTCAGGATTTTAATAAGGAACTGAACTACACCAACATTTATACGACAAGCTGCCCTGGGGTCTGCTTGATAAAATTTAACAAAATTTAACAAAATTCCATTAATATGCCATGTTTCATCATGcattgaaaaaaaaaaaaattacctGCACAAATGAACTCTTCGAAACTGCATATGTCCACCAACAGCTCCTCTAAGTTTTTGAAATTCACAATCTTGCGAAAATGCTTATCAAAAGCGTCTTGCTGAAATTTAGTAGTAACATAAGATGTCTTATAAAAAAATTTACACCGCAGGAAGTTGCATAGAATTAGAAGTTAGAAAACTGTGAGAACTTAAAACAAACATGTAATATGTTGATTTTATTAACTGCCAAAAACAAACACAAATATGATTACAAACACATATAAGTATGAATTAGGATGTGTATGTGTATACAAACCCATGTTTTGATGAAATGCAGCTGACTAAGAACAAGACGAGAAAAATGCACATCTAAAAAACCCGAGTGATTTATAAATGTGTCTTTTGAGCGACTCCTCAACATGTGGCTGCAATCATCCCTATCATCTCTATCCTTATAGAATCTACATAAGACAACAAAATTGTCAATTGCATAACCAACTAAGCATTGCACGATCATGAGAAACAAACCACTAACTAACTTGTACAGAATCCTAGAATTGTACATATATAATAATAGGGATTAGTGATAACAAACCCAGAATCATCAATTTCCGCGAGGAAGACACTTTTCGCGAGTAAGAGACATGCCATATCCATGAGCTTTTTGATCATAAGAAAGTGTGCTGCCTAAAAAGAAAGAGAATAAAAGATAAATAACTCCATTTTATGAGCTGCGAGAGGTAGTTTAAATGCACAATTACAAATCACAATATTTGTTTCCTACAAGGCACAAAATacaaagaatattaataaatgtTCTTGAAAAGAAATATACTTGCTCTGTCAATAGAAAATACAACATCGAACTGCATGAAAAACTATGACCTAGAAACTCTCAAATGTCAAATCTATGATACACAAAAGTATCAATCAAGCAGCAACCCATCTTTTAAAGACTATGCAAAATGGAATAGAACAGAAAAGAA is a genomic window containing:
- the LOC141713707 gene encoding uncharacterized protein LOC141713707; this encodes MTEAKIIYKSIKDHTDFPITEKAVSESPLMKARYLKEKEKNPEKKLFVFGIPGISKHILSIVVAYCENKPQDLRLLWPWHPNDPFVVVNLIQAAHFLMIKKLMDMACLLLAKSVFLAEIDDSGFYKDRDDRDDCSHMLRSRSKDTFINHSGFLDVHFSRLVLSQLHFIKTWQDAFDKHFRKIVNFKNLEELLVDICSFEEFICADPRAACRINVGVVQFLIKILNNTDYNINKRNDIQRPIISILSRAKLSIWGEQMQMELFPILIKFMHHPENGLAVSAVIALTRVTYDFPDCIKVIIDLGVLDAAHEALSNHLEVYWGMEHLAKFLVTICRGHSSFPCLSSEKVANIVTILESICLKWPYQYRMVHIFSCYALSYLSYGRCVVLEENVWQKLQQRLVVYISFHDTPGPECRLGIRASVSRKVNLDQMLAGSALGVVGNIMRWGDDDQMLSLIEVPRFWNCLKGMLYSFENFQKEALQIISNLAAKRIPFKIDAIWETIKSLGGCSYDFVSDDVRMDVRMEAAWAVFNIISSKFLVHNGLLIDEYPVER